The following proteins come from a genomic window of Dermacentor albipictus isolate Rhodes 1998 colony chromosome 8, USDA_Dalb.pri_finalv2, whole genome shotgun sequence:
- the LOC139048429 gene encoding cytochrome P450 3A19-like has product MRLYPPIITFTSRCADGDYRYGKYVIKEGTSVLVPTYQLHHDPQYWNEPEKFDPERFSPENKRFINPTAYQPFGLGPRICLGQRLALAELVSAAAQTLRHYRITLARSQKCDLEIYTYSVMAAPKETVFIRLHKLHSVT; this is encoded by the exons ATGCGGCTATACCCTCCTATAATCAC ATTTACCTCACGTTGTGCGGACGGAGACTATCGTTACGGAAAATATGTCATCAAAGAAGGCACCTCAGTTCTGGTGCCCACGTACCAGCTACATCATGATCCACAATACTGGAACGAGCCGGAAAAATTTGACCCAGAAAG GTTCAGTCCGGAAAACAAGCGCTTCATTAATCCCACTGCCTACCAGCCTTTCGGCCTGGGACCGCGTATATGCCTCGGTCAGCGACTAGCGCTTGCTGAGCTGGTCTCAGCTGCCGCGCAAACGCTGCGCCACTATCGCATCACCCTGGCCAGGAGTCAGAAG TGTGACCTTGAGATATACACCTACTCTGTTATGGCAGCACCTAAAGAGACAGTGTTCATCCGACTACATAAGCTGCATAGCGTGACATGA